The sequence below is a genomic window from Sebastes fasciatus isolate fSebFas1 chromosome 11, fSebFas1.pri, whole genome shotgun sequence.
TTATCAGGGGAGTCGTCTCCGGGGGAAATTAGTCACCGTTTTCTTGGCAAAGAACTACAAGCGTATGATTGCTCAGTCTTTTCTCTTAGAGGAGCGTGTGTTCTCATATCAAGCAGTCTTGCATTGTACCGCTGCAACTCCACTAAAGGGCAGTGATGTTTATTTGAGTGAGTCATCGGCTTAAGCCAATCCGAGTCAGTCCTTCCTGACGGAGTTGCCAAGGTTACAGAGGGCGCAGCCAGACGGGGTCTCTGACgcacagggggaaaaaaaagattttggaATATGAGTGTTTTGAACTTGGGAAGGAAGTGAGTCCCAGACAGGCAGACAAATGATGGTGAAAATTGACTGTGAGAAGTGGGCTGATCATCCTGGCTGCTTTGGCAAGTCACCAACCATCACTGAATACTGTttaataaaaagtcaaaacCCAAGAGACTGGCTAACTGCATCGCCCCTAGCCTATTTTGCTTAATAAGCTGGCACAAGCAGATGCGGGTGCCATGCACAGATACTGATCATTAGTCTCAAGAGTTCTTAAACTTCCCAAACAAACCTCCTCAGGTCAGCATGCCTCTCTGATGTTCGTTCCTCCTCCCGCAGACGCTACATGAAGCACAAGCGGGACGACGGCGCGGAGAAGCAGGACGAGGAGACCGTGGACGTCACCCCCATCATGATCTGTGTGTTCGTGGCCACGTGCTGCAGCATGCTGGTGCTACTTTACCTTTTCTATGACAGCCTGGGTACGAcgccaacaaacacacacatcagtgaTCTGAACACACATAATATAACCCTCAATATGATGATCAAAGATGGTCTTTGATCAGATTTATGTGGTCAGTAGATTAATAGTTGTTCCAGTCCTGTCTGTTCAGTATTTATTGCTGTGCCCAAAGCCAGTCTGTATTTTCCCTCACTCATTGTGGTCTGGCATGACTCAATGAGGCATTTGCTTGGGATGCAGGCTGTGAAGAAGAATATGGTCAACAATGTTTTCCTTGTGTGACAAATAATCTCAACTCAATGCTTTTAACATATCACAGGCTTAGTTTAGGTTAACTTTGACTGATACAGTGCAGCTTCTGACACCTGATTATATAAGCGCACCACTTACTAGGCTCTCATTTGACTTTTCTTCTCATTTTAAACTGGATACATTTTGGAAACACTGTCAAATTTCTCCGTATGAGTCGTCCCGAtactaaaatatatttaaagtaaGAAGGAAAGTAGCTGCAGAATTGAGCTTTATTTTGTAACTACAATGCCTCGTTTAAATCATAGTTGactctagggctgcaactaaccgtttttattgttgattaatctgtagattattttctcgattaatcgattagttgtttggtctataaaatgtcagaaaatgttaaaaaaaatgtctatcagtgttttccaaagcccaagatgacatcctcaaatgtcttgttttgtccacaactcaaagatattcactttactgtcatagatgagtaaagaaaccagaaaatattcacatttaagaagctggattcAGAGAATTTagcctttttttcttaaagaattacttaaaaaaacgattaattgattatcaaaatagttgacaactaatcaattaatcgttgcagcgcTAGTTGAATTAGATGTAGGGTTCTTGAGAATTAGCATGTCATCATTGCCcatatatgaatataaatatggTTTTCAGCAGCTGAGAAGCGGGATGTAGCCAATCTGAGCAAATCTTTGATAACAAAGTGAGTTCATAATTCCTCCGAGCTACAGCAGATACTTCATCCTCACTTCCTCTAGCAGAGCTGCTCAGCGTCCAGCTTTATTAGACTGTGGATGCAGTTTACAGATCTGAATGTGTGAACCTCTTGAGTGCTGAAAAAGAGCTTAATGGCTCAGATAACACTTCACTGATGAACAGATTTTAAAAACTGGCAGCAGCTGCTAGAGTGCGTAACGTCTTCCATCAACCCGCACATTAAATTCTGGACACACAGTGGGGAAACTGACACCACTAATCAGATATTTAAACTTGGTCAAAGATCAAAACACCCAAAAAAGTTGATTTCCTCAGTAGATTATGAGTCAATATCATGTGATAATAATCTCCTCCACTGTTTCCTCACCGTCTAGCCATCTGGGTCATAGCCATCTTCTGTGTGGCCTCCTCTGTCGGCCTCCACAGCTGTCTATGGCCTTTTGTCAGGAGACTCCCGTTCTGCAAGTGCAGGTGAGACCGTTCACATCAACACGGTTTCATAATGTTAGCTGAACCCAAATGTCTGTTATTCACTTTACCTATTATATATACTTTCAAATGATGTAGTTAAAGATAGAGATATGGCCTCAAGGTATCATTTTAGGTATATAATTATTGCAGGTGAATGGTTAAGCTGAAAAAACCCTGAACCCTGTCGACAGATGTCTTAATTATGGTTATATTGTTTGACTTGCGGACCATCTTATGATCACAGGGTCCCAGAGAACAACTTGCCATACTTGCACAAACGGCCGCAGATCCGCATGTTGCTGCTGTCGGCCGTTTGCATCAGTATCAGCGTCACCTGGATGGTGTTTCGCAACGAAGACCAGTAAGTGAAAAGAGAAAAGTGTCAAAATGAGTCGCGTGCATAGCGAAAAAAACAGGTTGTTTACATGTTACTGTGTAGTTTTGATCTCATCATCTCTGAGTTAGCTTTATGAAACCGACCCTGAAAGCTACAATACAAAAAGGAACAAAATATTGATCTGATCCATGAGTTGACATTAACACTTAACCAATAATGTGCCGACAGCAGGAGGAGAATCatttttaaagtgtgtgttAGTCCCTCATCATTTACAAAAGTGTTTACTATCCTggcagaaatatttaaatacacaaAGCATATAGAGACAACAGTGTTATCAATTGGGCTGCATATGCACtcaaatttatatttaaaaagaagaatttggACTCACATGTACTCCATTGTGGCTGTTGATTGCTTGTTGTGTGTCGGGTGACATAATGGTAGgatttttctgtctgtgtgtgtgataacaTGTTGGAGGTACattatatgatgatgatgatgatgatgatgatgatgatgatgatgatgatgatgatgatgatgatgatgatgatgatggtggtgttgGCAGACTCGCAAGTCTTCTTGTGTATCCTCCAGGTGGGCGTGGGTGTTACAGGACGCCCTGGGGATCGCCTTCTGTCTCTACATGCTCAAAACAGTCAGACTCCCCACATTTAAGGTGGGTCAGCACTCCTAAATATAAACTATAACATTGtggaaggtgtttttttttttttatgttttaattgttttgaataataaatgttaGTTGTAATCTCACCTGATGTATTTTTCTGCTCCGCAGGCTTGCACCTTATTACTGTCGGTCCTTTTTGTCTACGATGTTTTCTTCGTATTTATTACACCCTTCTTTACAAAGGTATGTTTTCATTCAAGGCTATTCAGATGTCTATGCTCTCTGTCACTGTGAGTCATACTTACGTAAGCCGTGGCCTTTTCTCCACAGAGTGGGGAAAGCATAATGGTGGAGGTTGCGGCTGGTCCCTCTGATTCCTCCACGCATGAAAAGGTATGACTCCCTTTAGGCGAGTGGCGTTTGCTCCTCTTAGCTCAGAGGAAAAGCAGCCGATAGTAACAGTAATGTTTGTGTTTCCTCCAGCTCCCCATGGTGCTCAAAGTCCCGAGGTTAAACTTCTCTCCCCTGGCTCTTTGCGACCGGCCCTTCTCCCTCCTGGGCTTCGGTGATATCTTAGTACCAGGTAATTAACTGTGTCGTCCTGCCACAAGGAACGCAAACTCATTAAAGCTCATCATGTGGTTTATTTCATGGTCACAACCAGGAAATTATTTCACCAACAATGGCCACAGTCAGCCTATTTAGACGTTCCTTGGAGCAGAAAATGTTGGCGTGGTTGCCAGCTGTGTAAACACAGAACTACTCAAGACCCACACATTTCATGGCTGCATCTATATAATTACAAGGTTTTAGTTCTCACAAATTGCTAACTGcacaataatgtgttttctgCCATTTCTTTGTGAAGCGGTTAATTTAGCGTATCTGGTGTGCTAGGAAATATCCAGTGTTAAGACCAGATATTGTAAAGTGCAGGAAAACACTCAAATAATGAATATTTTGTCTTGTTAAGAGATCTTAATGCctctttgtcattgtttttttctgtcaggtCTTCTGGTGGCGTACTGTCACAGGTTTGACATTTTAACACAATCCTCCAGGATCTACTTTGTGGCCTGTACGATCGgtatgtacaatatatggacTTATTAGGGTTGTAATTGGTGAAATGTTGCTGTAGTGTTATGATAAGACACATTCGTACGGGATTAACAATCCATGTGGGGAATAAAATATTCACTGTGCTCCTCTGTAATTTAGCCCATCGGTCTGGACGACATTTTAACCATTGTGAAATTACAGGACTGGATTGTGCAGGACTAGCCAATAGAGAATACCACTACCTACATGTAGCTGACATTATAACAGCCTATCTAATGAGCTCTCCTGATGACTTTACATATTTATGTTGTGATCTTGTTTCCCCAAATACGCCTATATGTTGTtggtaaatactgtatgtctgtcagattagcaaaaacattttttgatttCCGCCATTTTCCCCGGGTCTGAAAAGCGAAGCCAATGCagtaaacttgcattctttctaatagccagcagggggcgactcctctggttgcaaaaataagtcagattgtatagaagtctatgagaaaatgagcctacttctcacttgatttattacctcagtaaacattgtaaacatgagtttatggtctcaatcactagtttcaagtcttcttcaatacagcatgatgttcatttagtaaattatggtcccatttagagtcaaatagaccataaagcaggggatgctttagggcggagCTGCCTTGttattgacaggtcgctaccacggcggtgtccggtctgggtgttgtccgtgttttcgtcttagagctttaaccctttcacagtgaatgaaagttaattgaaacattttggtcgcctaaaaatgacgtattcagcattcggttgtactgagctccaccctctcgtgtcacttctggttctcagaaaaacaagatggtgacggccaaaatgccgaactcgggGCATCAAAACCGTAGTACACAAACCAATAAGtaacatcacggtgactacgtccacttcttatatacagtctatgatttccCCACAAGTCAAATTTCACAccgatttaaaaaaagaagaagaattaagTAGAAGGGCAAGCAGTGCTTCCTGCAGAAAAAACTCCAGATCCACTTTATAATACAAGGATGTAGTTCCGGACAAGATTTAAATTACAAGAGGAAACAGGTAATTGCAGCTGTAATTATCACTTAATTAAAGATGACTAATTACCCACATACGCGCTATGAAGGGGATTCAAATCGCTGACGAGGGCAGGTAGTGTTAATCACCCCACCAACCCTAGAGACAGAAATTCAGTCTGAATGGTACTTAAAAGTGAAAACGTGGTTTATCTGAAGTGTTGGCTGGACATGACCAGACTTTAAAGATGTTGACCTTgtgtctgctctctctctctctctctccctctccccctctctctctctcctgtcagCTTACGGCATCGGCCTGCTGATCACCTTCGTGGCCCTGGCCATGATGCAGATGGGTCAGCCGGCTTTGCTCTACCTGGTGCCTTGCACTCTGCTCACCAGCCTCACTGTAGCGCTGTGGCGCAGGGAGTTGCCCCAGTTCTGGACTGGAAGTGGATTTGTGGTGAATACCAGTTTGATATGACCGCCTACTGCcgaagaacaaaacaaaacaatcgacaaaagacaaaaaaaaaacaatctagtgtaaaataacatgCAGAGTAAAGTAGAATCTTAAGTTGAGTAACCCATTTAAATAATTCCATCCGTTCCAACTGCCTCTTTCTGTTTTACTGTCCACCCttccctccccttcctcccatTGCTGCTTTATGTTACTGTGGGTGTGCTCTAGTCTGCTGCTGAGGGCTCAGCTGTCTGTGAATGTCACTGCAGGTACTCTATCTGGGCTTTGCTACTTTACACTCACCATTAAAACTTATTCATGTTGCTTAAGGttcctttttgtgttttttcccttaAAAGTAGTTGTTTTAGTATTTCAGCGTACACACATCTGTAATAGACTAGTGGTTAACAACTAATGAAGCTATTATTAGTGGTGATTATTTAGATTAGCTCATGTTATTCCTTAAatagttagcatgttagctgtgTGGTTTAGAATCTTTAATATGCTTCCCCTTTCTTTATGCATATCTGGGACTTTTTACCTTTGCTTACAGGAATACCTCTGACAATTTAATTGGGGTTTAATGGGGATgtgataaaacaaaaacatttatccTCACATCTACCTGACAGAGGAATGACTGTACAttctttggttttgtttgtcCTATCTGTTCTGTCTTCTGTTACCATTACATTTAGTTTTCTGCTCCACACAATTCAGCAATCTTATATAGACACTGTTTTTGTCCCCTGCAGCCTCCCATAATGCTCGCACCGATCAACTGTACACAAACCGCAGCGCCGCCGTCGACGGAGGATCACTTGAATAAACCGGGGCCacaaaccacagaagaagattCACCTCATTACCCGCCTCAGGAAACGCCCCGCGACCAGAAAGAACAAGAGGAAAACAAATCTAACTGAAAGGACGTCTAGTACGGCATTTTACATTTcacttcatgtttttatttgttgttgttttttctacgTTGTGTCTCAGTCAATGGACTTTTTAAGTTCAAACGTTTATTTGCACTTGGTGCGAAGGGAAGAGCAGAGTGGCCGACTCAGCGGAGCGCCAGGATTGGACACACAAGGTTGAGGCATTGAAACCGACAAACACACCCAAGTATAAAACCTGCACAGCAGCCCCGACATCTTCTTCTACTAACAGTGTGAACCACCTATAAAAGGGAATGAGAAGCACAAACTCTTGAACACTAAACACTCCCGCGACATTAAGCTGAGGCTCCTAACAGCATTAAAGGCCCAGTCACACCAGCGGCTAAAACGGCAAAATCAATTCATCAATGGAATCACTGCGACTAGAGGATTTGTTCACAGGGGCGAGGTAAATCCATCATAACATATTAATGGAATTGTACCGTCCACTTTTATTAAACCTCCTCTGATGGAGTATCATATGCTCCACTAAAGAGGAATATTTTTGCAGACGGTTATGTAGAGCTGCAGCTATTAGCAAAAGAAAATTAACCGacatctattttgataatcaaataaTAGTTTTAGTCAGTTTGTTAAGCCAAAGATATGcaggttccagcttctcacTTGTGAGGATGTGAAGCTTTTCTGTCTCATACAtgaaagtaaactgaatattctggacaaaacaagatgtcAGCTTGGgctcttaaagaggacctattatgcttttgtgctttttcccctttcctttagagCGTTATATCATttattgtgcatgtaaaagcccaaagtccacgccaaagtgAGTTACtgtcctccacagaaacactgctcctgaactgcctgaaacgccttgattgaagtcctgccttttcttccataacgtggtgatgtcaccaagtaacacatttgcacaatgtcagcctagcagctagtttggcacgccctcaaacaaagctagttagagcggagtccgTAGACTTttgtttggttgaccaatcacaacagagtgggccagctgaccaatcagtgtTTTCTTACATTAAagcaggtaaacatgttctagtagaaaaacccaaaatacaagtatgcacctgaaaataagcataataggtcctctttaagatatTATAACatgcattttatattttctgacattttagagaaaacgattcatttattaattggataatctgcagattaatcgatgACAGAAATAATCGTTTGTTGAAACTGTACAGTTATGAGACAAGGAGTCAATGGTACAAATACCAATATTGAATCAAATTCTCATTTACTTCTTCAATAGCTCTTTATCAAATGATATGGTGTATGATCCTGAGAACTAAATGCCCGAGGGAGTTAACAGCCCAATAtagataaaatagaaaaaagcttAGAGATCAATTGTGACAGACTAGTGCTAGCATGTTCTTGGCTGGCTAATGTGTTAGTGGTTAGCTCACCAGCTACAGTAGTTTACCAGCTAGCCCTGCAAGTAGTCACCAAATATTTCACCGTGCAACGTCCTGGTGTGACGGGGCCTTAAAGGTCTCAGTGTGCTTTTGAGAAAGCACGCCAATACACTCACTACATAACAAGCCATTATAGCCGTCTTCATCCCTCCGTTACATTATAAATGAGTGTCACAATATAAAGCAGGGGAGTGTCTCTAAAATAGGGTTGTTGACTGAGCCAAAGCTATtagatatgtttttttaactgaAGCATCTGTTGATGTTTTCTCATCTTACTTtgagtatattttattttgcatgctatggtttttttttaaccctttgtATAAAACCAGTGTATAATCTATAGTGCAGACTTTGTATACATTATTGTTGGTGCGacagttaaagtggcagtaggcagaatgtttttggcatcattgggcaaaaattccataataacctttcagcatattataattcaaatgttctgagagaaaactagacttctgcacctcctcgtagctctgttttcaggctttagaaaatagCCTGTGacagaagactttgaccaatcacaggtcatttcattgagagagcgttcctattggctgtgctccggtcatgtgaccggaacttggcgttccttcaacagattttacaatggcgttggcggcgtcacaaactttcaaattttacagctaaaccgtgcactacaagatgattctgaaaacattttagccgagaaataggcattaatgtaacataatattgattcatgtttgatcagtgCGGCCTAGTTTGACAATTTGGTTGGagtt
It includes:
- the sppl2 gene encoding signal peptide peptidase-like 2, which translates into the protein MRGPETLIWTALLIHKVVGEYGMAHFSDEGKSKGKDYCIFFNSQWARLPQDLNKASRLQIYDLTTSVLCSPSDVPEGGFPNRIPMVMRGNCTFYEKVRLAQINGAKGLLIVSKDRLTPPAGNKTQYEEIDIPVALLSYSDLLDIGKKFGEGRQVAMYAPNEPVLDYNMVIIFLMAVGTVAIGGYWAGSRDSKKRYMKHKRDDGAEKQDEETVDVTPIMICVFVATCCSMLVLLYLFYDSLAIWVIAIFCVASSVGLHSCLWPFVRRLPFCKCRVPENNLPYLHKRPQIRMLLLSAVCISISVTWMVFRNEDQWAWVLQDALGIAFCLYMLKTVRLPTFKACTLLLSVLFVYDVFFVFITPFFTKSGESIMVEVAAGPSDSSTHEKLPMVLKVPRLNFSPLALCDRPFSLLGFGDILVPGLLVAYCHRFDILTQSSRIYFVACTIAYGIGLLITFVALAMMQMGQPALLYLVPCTLLTSLTVALWRRELPQFWTGSGFVPPIMLAPINCTQTAAPPSTEDHLNKPGPQTTEEDSPHYPPQETPRDQKEQEENKSN